The Calditerrivibrio sp. genome includes the window TTGAACATAGATTATAATGTTATAGATGAAGGTATAGAAATATTAGAAAAAATTTTTCGGGAGATCTGATGAAAAAAGATTTTCTTACACTTAGAGATTATGATTCTGATACGCTAAAAAAACTTGTCGATCTTGCTTTACGATTTAAAAGAGAAAGATACAGTTTTGGCAGGGATCTGTTAAAGGGGAAGACAGTTGCTCTAATTTTTGAAAAGTCTTCCACGAGAACAAGGGTTTCTTTTGAGGTAGGGGTTATGGATATGGGTGGATACCCTCTTTTTCTGAGCAAAAATGACTTACAGCTTGGAAGGGGTGAGACAATAGAGGATACTGCCAGGACTCTATCCAGATATGTGGATATGATTATGCTTAGAACTTTTGAACATAGTAAGCTTGAGAGACTCGCTAAATACAGTACTGTCCCTGTGATAAATGGTTTGAGTGACGATTTTCACCCATGCCAAGTAATGGCAGATATTATGACTATTTATGAGAAATTCGGTTGTTACGATGTTAAGTTGGCCTATGTGGGGGATGGAAATAATATGGCCCATTCTTTGATGCTGGGTTCATCAAAATTTGGGATAGATTTTGCTATCGCTACACCTAAAGGTTATGAACCAAAAAAAGATATTTTAATGGCTGCAGATTACATAGCCCAGAAAAATGGTAAAAGAATAGTACATACCTATGACCCTTACGAGGCAGTAAAGGGTGCGGATATTATATACACAGATGTTTGGACCAGTATGGGTATGGAAGAGGAAAACGATATTAGACTTGTTGCTTTTAAAGATTATCAAGTGGATATGAAACTTTTAAAATCTACTGGTAAAAACACCTTTTTTATGCACTGTTTGCCTGCCC containing:
- the argF gene encoding ornithine carbamoyltransferase is translated as MKKDFLTLRDYDSDTLKKLVDLALRFKRERYSFGRDLLKGKTVALIFEKSSTRTRVSFEVGVMDMGGYPLFLSKNDLQLGRGETIEDTARTLSRYVDMIMLRTFEHSKLERLAKYSTVPVINGLSDDFHPCQVMADIMTIYEKFGCYDVKLAYVGDGNNMAHSLMLGSSKFGIDFAIATPKGYEPKKDILMAADYIAQKNGKRIVHTYDPYEAVKGADIIYTDVWTSMGMEEENDIRLVAFKDYQVDMKLLKSTGKNTFFMHCLPAHRGEEVTDEVIESDMSIVFDQAENRLHAQKAIMAYLINNGNFGGLL